The following are encoded together in the Tepidiforma bonchosmolovskayae genome:
- the glpX gene encoding class II fructose-bisphosphatase: protein MRAEQIPDRNIGMEMVRVTEAAALAAARWMGRGDKNGADKAAVDAMRLMLDTVAMDGVIVIGEGEKDEAPMLYNGERVGNGKGPQMDVAVDPLEGTRLTAMGRPGAVSVIACAPRGTLYSPKDIFYMEKIAVGPEAKGRIDLSAPVKWNLEQVAKAKGMPVEELTVIILDRDRNTEIADQVRAAGARIKFITDGDAPAAISTGIAGSGVDVMLGIGGSPEGVIAAAALKCLEGDFQGRLWARDEEDRKKAAELGLDLDRVLTIDDLVKSDDVFFAATGVTGGELLAGVEFTPRGAVSESLVMRARSGTIRRIRAEHHWRKLQGMANGR from the coding sequence ATGAGGGCTGAACAGATCCCGGACCGCAACATCGGCATGGAGATGGTCCGCGTGACCGAGGCGGCGGCGCTGGCGGCGGCGCGGTGGATGGGCCGCGGCGACAAGAACGGCGCCGACAAGGCGGCGGTGGATGCGATGCGGCTGATGCTGGACACGGTGGCGATGGACGGCGTGATTGTCATCGGCGAGGGCGAAAAGGACGAGGCGCCGATGCTGTACAACGGCGAGCGGGTGGGGAACGGGAAGGGCCCGCAGATGGATGTGGCGGTGGACCCGCTGGAGGGCACCCGGCTGACGGCGATGGGCCGGCCGGGGGCGGTGAGCGTGATTGCGTGTGCGCCGCGGGGGACGCTGTACAGTCCGAAAGACATCTTCTACATGGAGAAGATCGCGGTCGGGCCGGAGGCGAAGGGGCGGATCGACCTTTCGGCGCCGGTGAAGTGGAACCTGGAGCAGGTGGCCAAGGCGAAGGGGATGCCGGTGGAGGAGCTGACGGTGATCATCCTCGACCGGGACCGGAATACGGAGATTGCGGACCAGGTGCGGGCGGCCGGCGCGCGGATCAAGTTCATCACCGACGGCGATGCGCCGGCGGCGATTTCGACGGGCATCGCGGGTTCGGGCGTGGATGTGATGCTCGGCATCGGCGGGTCGCCGGAAGGGGTGATTGCGGCGGCAGCGCTGAAGTGCCTGGAGGGGGATTTCCAGGGGCGGCTCTGGGCCCGCGATGAGGAGGACAGGAAGAAGGCCGCCGAACTCGGGCTGGACCTGGACCGGGTGCTGACGATCGACGACCTGGTGAAGAGCGACGATGTGTTCTTCGCGGCCACGGGAGTGACCGGCGGCGAGCTGCTGGCGGGTGTGGAGTTCACGCCGCGCGGTGCGGTGAGCGAGTCGCTGGTGATGCGGGCGCGTTCGGGGACGATCCGGCGGATCCGGGCGGAGCATCACTGGCGGAAGCTGCAGGGGATGGCGAACGGCCGCTGA
- the flgL gene encoding flagellar hook-associated protein FlgL: MRLSEQARVHRQVSYLTDAADRMDRVQRQLATNRRIDRASDDPSGAALAMQYRKSIAFEAQMRRNLENGTAFLNVTEAALSGATDLLQRVRELTVQAANDTLGVSERQNIAAEVNQIIEQLAQVANTSFGGVYIFSGHKTTTPAYAVGGTPPAAITWQGDNGERLRRVSTRDVVPVNIIGDQVFGNLFDRLIQLRDALQSGAPGAQVRPYIADIDSGLERVLNARAEVGARLNRFEATTSRSEETDTNLQELRAGVEDVDIAETIVRFTAAQNALEAALGAIGRTANLSLLNFLR; the protein is encoded by the coding sequence ATGCGACTCAGCGAACAGGCCCGCGTCCACCGCCAGGTTTCCTACCTCACCGATGCCGCCGACCGCATGGACCGCGTCCAGCGCCAGCTCGCCACCAACCGCCGCATCGACCGCGCCAGCGATGACCCGTCCGGCGCCGCCCTCGCCATGCAGTACCGGAAGTCCATCGCCTTCGAAGCCCAGATGCGCCGCAACCTCGAGAATGGCACCGCCTTCCTCAACGTCACCGAAGCCGCCCTCTCCGGCGCCACCGACCTCCTCCAGCGCGTCCGCGAACTCACCGTCCAGGCCGCCAACGATACCCTCGGCGTCAGCGAGCGCCAGAACATCGCCGCCGAGGTCAACCAGATCATCGAACAGCTCGCCCAGGTCGCCAACACCAGCTTCGGCGGCGTCTACATCTTCAGCGGCCACAAAACCACCACCCCCGCCTACGCCGTCGGCGGCACCCCGCCCGCGGCCATCACCTGGCAGGGCGACAACGGCGAACGCCTCCGCCGCGTCTCCACCCGCGACGTCGTCCCCGTCAACATCATCGGCGACCAGGTCTTCGGCAACCTCTTCGACCGTCTCATCCAGCTCCGCGACGCCCTCCAGTCCGGCGCCCCGGGCGCTCAGGTCCGCCCCTACATCGCCGATATCGACAGCGGCCTCGAGCGCGTCCTCAACGCCCGCGCCGAAGTCGGCGCCCGCCTCAACCGCTTCGAAGCCACGACCTCCCGCTCCGAAGAGACCGACACCAACCTCCAGGAGCTCCGCGCCGGCGTCGAAGACGTCGACATCGCCGAGACGATCGTCCGCTTCACCGCCGCTCAGAACGCCCTCGAAGCCGCCCTCGGGGCCATCGGCCGCACGGCCAACCTCTCCCTCCTCAACTTCCTCCGCTGA
- a CDS encoding FitA-like ribbon-helix-helix domain-containing protein — translation MANVTIRNIPEDLHAALKERARRNRRSLNEEVLALLESACQAPPGPADELAVAIEAARERWRDSAGEQELPTSDDVAGWIRSGRA, via the coding sequence ATGGCGAACGTCACCATCCGCAACATACCCGAAGACCTCCACGCAGCGCTGAAGGAACGCGCACGGCGAAACCGGAGGAGCCTCAACGAGGAGGTGCTGGCGCTGCTGGAATCCGCCTGCCAGGCACCTCCCGGTCCTGCCGACGAGCTCGCGGTCGCTATCGAGGCCGCGCGCGAACGCTGGCGTGACAGCGCAGGGGAGCAGGAGCTGCCGACATCTGATGACGTCGCGGGCTGGATTCGCAGCGGGCGGGCGTGA
- a CDS encoding Uma2 family endonuclease, whose amino-acid sequence MSAQPGPVPALLTADEFWQLPDPPHGGRLELVEGRVIEHMPVGERHGAIAAELALALGSFVKRHHLGRLDLETGYRVARNPDTVLAPDLAFRAADRIQGPPSDRYVDGAPTLAIEIMSPEDREADVARKIQAYLDAGASRVWIVRPRNRTITVHRPGGDAHTYTERDTLASDDAAFPVPGFELPLAALFAD is encoded by the coding sequence ATGAGCGCCCAGCCCGGCCCGGTGCCGGCCCTGCTCACGGCCGACGAATTCTGGCAGCTTCCTGACCCGCCCCACGGCGGCCGGCTCGAACTGGTCGAAGGGAGGGTCATCGAGCACATGCCCGTCGGAGAACGCCACGGCGCCATCGCTGCGGAGCTCGCGCTCGCGCTCGGTTCGTTCGTCAAGCGCCACCACCTCGGCAGGCTCGATCTCGAAACCGGTTACCGCGTTGCCCGCAATCCCGACACGGTGCTCGCGCCAGACCTCGCCTTCCGGGCCGCCGACCGCATCCAGGGCCCGCCCTCCGACCGCTACGTCGACGGCGCCCCGACCCTCGCGATCGAAATCATGTCGCCCGAAGACCGCGAAGCCGACGTCGCCCGCAAGATCCAGGCTTACCTCGATGCCGGCGCCAGCCGCGTCTGGATCGTCCGGCCGCGCAACCGCACCATCACGGTCCACCGGCCCGGCGGCGATGCCCACACCTACACCGAGCGCGACACCCTCGCGAGCGACGACGCCGCCTTCCCCGTCCCCGGCTTCGAACTCCCCCTCGCCGCCCTCTTCGCCGACTGA
- a CDS encoding ABC transporter ATP-binding protein codes for MNLTVDHLTLAHGHRVVVHDVSFTVEAGEMVAILGPNGSGKSTLLRGMARLHPPRAGRVLLDGRDIRAMNSRHVARVLAILPQAPAGGLDLTVRELAFRGRYPHQGLLQRVTRRDIDAVEWALDATDSLHLADRPLAALSGGERQRAWIAMALAQEPRILLLDEPTTFLDVAHQVEVMHLLRRLNARGITIVAVLHDLALAGRFTSRIIALREGRLAFDGPPSAVLQPEALERVFGVPMLVLADPDTGLPIPIPRPDPALCPAAPTPAPAQARPGAG; via the coding sequence ATGAACCTCACGGTCGACCACCTCACCCTCGCCCACGGCCACCGCGTCGTCGTCCACGACGTTTCCTTCACCGTCGAAGCCGGCGAAATGGTTGCCATCCTCGGTCCGAACGGCTCCGGCAAGAGCACCCTCCTCCGCGGTATGGCCCGCCTCCACCCGCCCCGCGCCGGCCGCGTCCTCCTCGATGGCCGGGACATTCGCGCGATGAACTCCCGCCACGTCGCCCGCGTCCTCGCCATCCTCCCCCAGGCGCCCGCCGGCGGCCTCGACCTTACCGTCCGCGAACTCGCCTTCCGCGGCCGCTACCCCCACCAGGGCCTCCTCCAGCGCGTCACCCGTCGCGATATCGACGCCGTCGAATGGGCCCTCGATGCCACCGATTCCCTCCACCTTGCCGACCGTCCCCTCGCCGCACTCTCCGGCGGCGAACGCCAGCGCGCCTGGATCGCCATGGCCCTCGCCCAGGAGCCGCGCATCCTCCTCCTCGACGAGCCCACCACCTTCCTCGACGTCGCCCACCAGGTCGAGGTCATGCACCTCCTCCGCCGCCTCAACGCCCGCGGCATCACCATCGTCGCCGTTCTCCACGACCTCGCCCTCGCCGGCCGCTTCACCTCCCGCATCATCGCCCTGCGCGAGGGCCGCCTCGCCTTCGACGGCCCGCCTTCGGCCGTCCTCCAGCCCGAGGCCCTCGAACGCGTTTTCGGCGTCCCGATGCTCGTCCTGGCCGACCCCGATACCGGGCTCCCCATCCCCATCCCCCGGCCCGACCCCGCCCTCTGCCCCGCCGCGCCTACCCCTGCGCCCGCACAAGCCCGGCCCGGAGCCGGCTGA
- a CDS encoding acyl-CoA dehydrogenase, which yields MEFKFTAEHEALRKEVRDFLAEALPNRGVGPVRPTSQENWEEQLAFNKKLAKKGWIAPAWPKEYGGLGWSHIKQMIFSEELAYAGAPDGGRVFNVGMIGPTLIVHGTPEQKAEHLPRITNAEVTWCQGYSEPGAGSDLASLQTRAVRDGDDYVVNGQKIWTTGAHHADWCFLLVRTDPDAPKHKGISFLLVDMKTPGITVRPLINMAGYHEFNEVFFEDVRVPVRNRVGEENRGWYVAMTLLDFERSNVASIAANQRQLELLMQLWRERRSGEAYRDILRHRIADLWVANEVGRMLAYRIAWMQEAGRIPNYEASVIKVFATELAQRITNFGVNLFGPAGALEPDSKYAVANGVFEKGHLVNVAPTIYSGSSEIQRNIIAQRGLGLPRD from the coding sequence ATGGAATTCAAGTTCACCGCTGAACACGAAGCCCTCCGCAAGGAAGTGCGCGACTTCCTCGCAGAAGCCCTCCCCAACCGCGGCGTCGGCCCCGTCCGGCCCACCTCCCAGGAGAACTGGGAAGAGCAGCTCGCTTTCAACAAAAAGCTGGCGAAGAAGGGCTGGATCGCCCCCGCCTGGCCGAAGGAGTACGGCGGCCTCGGCTGGAGCCACATCAAGCAGATGATCTTCAGCGAAGAGCTCGCCTACGCCGGCGCCCCCGACGGCGGCCGCGTTTTCAACGTCGGCATGATCGGCCCCACCCTCATCGTCCACGGCACCCCCGAGCAGAAAGCCGAACACCTCCCCCGCATCACCAACGCCGAAGTCACCTGGTGCCAGGGCTACTCCGAACCCGGCGCCGGCTCCGACCTCGCCTCCCTCCAGACCCGCGCCGTCCGCGACGGTGACGACTACGTCGTCAACGGCCAGAAGATCTGGACCACCGGCGCCCACCACGCCGATTGGTGCTTCCTCCTCGTCCGCACCGACCCCGACGCACCGAAGCACAAGGGCATCTCCTTCCTCCTCGTCGACATGAAGACGCCGGGCATCACCGTCCGCCCGCTCATCAACATGGCCGGCTACCACGAATTCAACGAAGTCTTCTTCGAAGACGTCCGCGTGCCGGTCCGCAACCGCGTCGGCGAGGAGAACCGCGGCTGGTACGTCGCCATGACCCTGCTCGACTTCGAGCGCTCCAACGTCGCCTCCATCGCTGCCAACCAGCGGCAGCTCGAACTCCTCATGCAGCTCTGGCGCGAACGCCGCTCCGGCGAAGCCTACCGCGACATCCTCCGCCACCGCATCGCCGACCTCTGGGTCGCGAATGAGGTCGGCCGCATGCTCGCCTACCGCATCGCCTGGATGCAGGAGGCCGGTCGTATCCCCAACTACGAAGCCTCCGTCATCAAGGTCTTCGCCACCGAGCTTGCCCAGCGCATTACGAACTTCGGCGTCAACCTCTTCGGGCCTGCCGGCGCCCTCGAGCCCGACTCGAAGTACGCCGTCGCGAACGGCGTCTTCGAAAAAGGCCACCTCGTCAACGTCGCGCCGACCATCTACAGCGGCTCGAGCGAAATCCAGCGCAACATCATCGCCCAGCGCGGCCTCGGCCTCCCGCGCGACTGA
- a CDS encoding enoyl-CoA hydratase/isomerase family protein, giving the protein MEYEAILYDVEDGVATITLNKPERLNAFDDQMLAEWADAIRRADQDRGVGAIIITGAGRGFCSGMNVAAEAGGHGVLRTQATVADRRHSLRDRVHPIPRALIQLEKPYIAAINGAAAGAGMDMATMADIRFAATTARMGMTYVRMGLVPGDGGAYTLPRVIGVQRALDLIWTGRMITAQEALEMGYVLAVYEPEELLPRVKEYARQIAKGPGVAVQLSKKLVYRSANISFDEHLDMAQMAMFIAQSTEDAREGPRAFVEKREPQFKGY; this is encoded by the coding sequence ATGGAGTACGAGGCGATCCTGTACGACGTCGAGGACGGCGTCGCGACGATTACGCTGAACAAGCCGGAGCGGCTGAATGCGTTCGACGACCAGATGCTGGCGGAGTGGGCGGATGCGATCCGGCGGGCGGACCAGGACCGCGGGGTTGGGGCGATTATCATCACCGGGGCGGGCCGCGGATTCTGCAGCGGGATGAACGTGGCGGCCGAGGCCGGCGGTCACGGCGTGCTTCGAACGCAGGCGACGGTGGCGGACCGGCGGCACAGCCTGCGCGACCGTGTGCATCCGATTCCGCGGGCGCTCATCCAGCTCGAGAAGCCGTACATCGCGGCGATCAACGGGGCGGCGGCCGGCGCGGGGATGGACATGGCGACGATGGCCGATATCCGCTTTGCGGCGACGACGGCGCGGATGGGGATGACCTATGTGCGAATGGGGCTGGTGCCGGGGGATGGGGGAGCGTACACGCTGCCGCGGGTGATTGGGGTGCAGCGAGCGCTGGACTTGATCTGGACGGGGCGGATGATCACGGCGCAGGAAGCGCTGGAGATGGGGTATGTGCTCGCGGTGTACGAGCCGGAGGAGCTGCTGCCGCGGGTGAAGGAGTATGCACGCCAGATTGCGAAGGGGCCGGGGGTGGCGGTGCAGCTTTCGAAGAAGCTGGTGTACCGGTCGGCGAACATTTCGTTCGACGAGCACCTGGACATGGCGCAGATGGCGATGTTCATCGCCCAGTCGACGGAGGATGCCCGGGAGGGTCCGCGGGCGTTTGTGGAGAAGCGGGAGCCGCAGTTCAAGGGGTACTGA
- a CDS encoding FecCD family ABC transporter permease, with amino-acid sequence MAAETAAPAGSVPSRALPRGAWRPFAILLLGLAVLAAAGYASLMFGAVRLSPGEVWSGLTSPEDVFARNVVWQIRYPRLLDAMIVGAGLAVSGALLQGVTRNPLADPTILGVTAACGLASASLIVCDPQSPQWAIAAACVAGGLVGAGVLYVIAWRGAVSPLRLTLAGVALSAFFGAAIVGLLASSRTFLQTSLGFLAGGLYGSEWRDLWAALPWFAGGLAAAVLLAGRLNILALGDDVAAGLGLLTDRTRLMVLAVVGILTAAAVSIAGLVSFVGLVCPHIARYTVGSDNRLVIPFSALYGAILVVLADLGARLIIQPAEVPMGIITAAIGAPFLLYLVRFR; translated from the coding sequence ATGGCCGCCGAAACCGCTGCACCAGCCGGGAGCGTCCCATCGAGGGCGCTCCCCCGCGGCGCGTGGCGGCCGTTCGCCATCCTCCTCCTCGGCCTTGCGGTCCTCGCCGCCGCCGGCTACGCCAGCCTCATGTTCGGCGCTGTCCGGCTCTCCCCCGGCGAAGTCTGGTCCGGGCTCACCTCCCCCGAGGACGTCTTCGCCCGCAACGTCGTCTGGCAGATCCGCTATCCCCGCCTCCTCGACGCCATGATCGTCGGCGCCGGCCTTGCCGTATCCGGCGCCCTCCTCCAGGGCGTCACCCGCAACCCCCTCGCCGACCCCACCATCCTCGGCGTCACCGCCGCCTGCGGGCTCGCCAGCGCCAGCCTCATCGTCTGCGACCCCCAGTCGCCCCAGTGGGCTATCGCCGCCGCCTGCGTCGCCGGCGGCCTCGTCGGCGCCGGCGTCCTCTACGTCATCGCCTGGCGCGGCGCCGTCTCGCCCCTCCGCCTCACCCTCGCCGGCGTCGCCCTCTCCGCCTTCTTCGGCGCCGCCATTGTCGGGCTCCTCGCCTCCTCCCGCACCTTCCTCCAGACGAGCCTCGGCTTCCTCGCTGGCGGCCTCTACGGCTCCGAATGGCGCGACCTCTGGGCCGCCCTGCCCTGGTTCGCCGGCGGCCTGGCGGCTGCTGTGCTCCTCGCCGGCCGCCTCAACATCCTCGCCCTCGGCGACGACGTCGCTGCCGGCCTCGGCCTCCTCACCGACCGCACCCGCCTCATGGTCCTCGCGGTCGTCGGCATCCTGACCGCCGCCGCGGTCTCCATCGCCGGTCTGGTCAGCTTCGTCGGCCTCGTCTGCCCCCACATCGCCCGCTACACCGTCGGCAGCGACAACCGCCTCGTCATCCCCTTCAGCGCTCTCTACGGCGCCATCCTCGTCGTGCTCGCCGACCTCGGCGCCCGCCTCATCATCCAGCCCGCCGAAGTTCCCATGGGCATCATCACCGCAGCCATCGGCGCCCCCTTCCTCCTCTACCTGGTCCGCTTCCGATGA
- a CDS encoding Uma2 family endonuclease, producing the protein MSAQPGPVPALLTADEFWQLPDPPHGGRLELVEGRVIEHMPVGRRHGRIAARIVAELHSLVSRNGLGEVHTEVGYRLARDPDTVVAPDVAFLDRDRLHEAAQDRYVEGAPTLAIEIMSPEDREADVARKIQAYLDAGASRVWIVRPRNRTITVHRPGGDAHTYTERDNLVSDDAAFAVPGFELPLAALFAD; encoded by the coding sequence ATGAGCGCCCAGCCCGGCCCGGTGCCGGCCCTGCTCACGGCCGACGAATTCTGGCAGCTTCCTGACCCGCCCCACGGCGGCCGGCTCGAACTGGTCGAAGGGAGGGTCATCGAGCACATGCCCGTCGGGCGCCGCCACGGGAGGATCGCCGCCCGCATCGTCGCGGAACTCCATTCCCTCGTCTCCCGGAACGGACTCGGCGAGGTGCACACCGAGGTCGGGTATCGCCTCGCCCGCGACCCCGACACCGTCGTCGCCCCCGATGTCGCCTTCCTCGACCGCGACCGCCTGCACGAAGCAGCCCAGGACCGCTACGTCGAAGGTGCCCCGACCCTCGCGATCGAAATCATGTCGCCCGAAGACCGCGAAGCCGACGTCGCCCGCAAAATCCAGGCCTACCTCGATGCCGGCGCCAGCCGCGTCTGGATCGTCCGGCCGCGCAACCGCACCATCACGGTCCACCGGCCCGGCGGCGATGCCCACACGTACACCGAGCGCGACAACCTCGTGAGCGACGACGCCGCCTTTGCCGTCCCCGGCTTCGAACTCCCCCTCGCCGCCCTCTTCGCCGACTGA
- a CDS encoding lipopolysaccharide biosynthesis protein: MSIAFGGIVALFFRGLNLVVALGLVGLCSYELEKGDYGRFVLGLTFVGIVNAATGGLTAATAYQVANQRRPPGMALANGGVLGGGLGAAAVAGGLLAGWWFAGEARQEALAVGAACAAVVVNGVVAGVFLGREAFIRYNLALVCPPLFALAGIAATFFVLGQRTPDAALWAYAAGWWAAVALLLVSGGGAGARNARLEGAMLAAIGRFSLLAGIASGISYLNYRADLFVVRHFEGEEGVAVYSLAVYLAESVWQVSGSLALATYARVGSLSRPEAAALTARVMRHTVVLLGVICAGLFAASWAIEAVVFPKYDGMGSALRFILPGVLLYGLAQSFSGFYTYQRGMPWVSAVVAGAGLVLDMAFAFTLVPRMGVDGAALASALAYSLAILGGLTVFMRQERIGPAGIFGFGRAELEDYRALLSRLRAGLVRAQG; encoded by the coding sequence ATGTCGATCGCGTTCGGGGGCATCGTCGCCCTGTTCTTCCGGGGGCTGAACCTGGTCGTCGCGCTCGGGCTGGTGGGGCTGTGCTCGTACGAGCTGGAGAAGGGCGACTACGGGCGGTTCGTGCTGGGCCTGACGTTCGTGGGCATCGTGAACGCGGCGACGGGCGGCCTGACGGCGGCTACGGCCTACCAGGTGGCGAACCAGCGCCGGCCGCCGGGGATGGCGCTGGCGAACGGCGGGGTGCTGGGGGGCGGCCTGGGGGCGGCGGCCGTCGCCGGGGGGCTGCTCGCGGGCTGGTGGTTCGCGGGGGAGGCGCGGCAGGAGGCGCTGGCGGTCGGGGCGGCGTGCGCGGCGGTGGTGGTGAACGGTGTGGTGGCCGGGGTGTTCCTGGGCCGGGAGGCCTTCATCCGGTACAACCTGGCGCTGGTGTGCCCGCCGCTGTTCGCACTGGCGGGGATTGCAGCGACGTTCTTCGTGCTGGGTCAGCGGACGCCCGACGCGGCGCTCTGGGCGTACGCCGCAGGCTGGTGGGCGGCGGTCGCGCTGCTGCTGGTCTCGGGCGGGGGGGCAGGTGCGCGGAACGCGCGGCTGGAGGGTGCGATGCTGGCCGCCATCGGGCGGTTTTCGCTGCTGGCGGGCATCGCGAGCGGGATTTCGTACCTGAACTACCGGGCCGACCTGTTCGTGGTGCGGCATTTCGAGGGGGAAGAGGGCGTGGCGGTCTACTCGCTGGCGGTCTATCTCGCGGAGTCGGTGTGGCAGGTGAGCGGTTCGCTGGCGCTTGCGACATACGCGCGGGTGGGGTCGCTCTCGCGGCCGGAGGCGGCAGCGCTCACGGCGCGGGTGATGCGGCACACGGTGGTGCTGCTCGGGGTGATCTGCGCGGGGCTGTTTGCGGCGTCGTGGGCGATTGAGGCGGTGGTGTTCCCGAAGTACGACGGCATGGGGTCGGCGCTGCGGTTCATCCTGCCCGGGGTGCTGCTGTACGGGCTGGCGCAGTCGTTCTCGGGGTTCTACACATACCAGCGGGGGATGCCGTGGGTATCGGCGGTGGTTGCCGGGGCAGGGCTCGTGCTCGACATGGCCTTCGCGTTCACGCTGGTGCCGCGGATGGGCGTCGATGGCGCGGCGCTAGCGAGCGCGCTGGCGTACAGCCTGGCGATTCTCGGGGGGCTGACGGTTTTCATGCGGCAGGAGCGGATCGGGCCGGCGGGGATTTTCGGGTTCGGGCGCGCGGAGCTGGAGGACTACCGGGCGCTGCTCAGCCGGCTCCGGGCCGGGCTTGTGCGGGCGCAGGGGTAG
- a CDS encoding type II toxin-antitoxin system VapC family toxin — MAERTANALAVRVRSLDAGWVAAPIGRLEFLNAAAGYLRRGLISAEGLVDAYDLAARAVASFRPSYRAVAELPAQSSCTSYDLAYVQVARETGAPLVTFDRELLNEFPGTATHPEVFLAGQG; from the coding sequence GTGGCAGAGCGAACCGCAAATGCACTCGCCGTCCGCGTGCGCTCGCTCGACGCCGGGTGGGTGGCTGCGCCGATCGGGCGGCTGGAGTTTTTGAACGCCGCTGCGGGGTACCTGCGGCGCGGACTGATCAGCGCCGAGGGCCTCGTGGATGCCTATGACCTGGCGGCGCGCGCCGTCGCGTCGTTTCGTCCCTCCTACCGCGCGGTAGCGGAGCTGCCCGCCCAGAGCAGCTGCACCTCCTATGACCTCGCGTATGTGCAGGTCGCCCGGGAGACCGGAGCACCGCTCGTTACATTCGACCGGGAGCTCCTGAACGAGTTCCCAGGCACAGCGACCCACCCCGAGGTCTTCCTTGCGGGGCAGGGCTGA
- a CDS encoding flavin reductase family protein produces MPSLPGSPKELSGVEKALLALSYGVHVIGSRAADGTLNAMLADWVMQVSFKPRLLAVSIENDARTLRFIRETRVFTVNLLHEKDGITIARKVVMPSEAKKVRGRSEAMAAQVIDKLAGIPYGLHDNGCPVLDQALGWIACNAVQFVEVGDHTLVIGECVDGERLRPGEMLIERDLGWEYGG; encoded by the coding sequence TTGCCCTCGCTGCCGGGTTCGCCGAAAGAGCTCTCCGGCGTTGAGAAAGCGCTCCTAGCGCTTTCGTACGGCGTGCATGTCATCGGTTCGCGGGCTGCGGACGGGACGCTGAACGCGATGCTGGCGGACTGGGTGATGCAGGTATCGTTCAAGCCGCGGCTGCTGGCGGTTTCGATTGAGAATGATGCGCGAACGCTGCGGTTCATCCGGGAGACACGGGTCTTCACGGTGAACCTGCTGCACGAGAAGGACGGCATCACGATCGCGCGAAAGGTGGTGATGCCGTCGGAGGCGAAGAAGGTGCGGGGCCGGTCGGAGGCGATGGCGGCGCAGGTCATCGACAAGCTGGCGGGCATCCCCTACGGGCTGCACGACAACGGCTGCCCGGTGCTCGACCAGGCGCTGGGGTGGATTGCGTGCAACGCCGTGCAGTTCGTCGAAGTGGGGGACCACACGCTCGTCATCGGCGAGTGCGTGGACGGGGAGCGGCTGCGGCCGGGAGAGATGCTGATCGAGCGGGACCTGGGCTGGGAGTACGGCGGGTAG
- a CDS encoding ABC transporter substrate-binding protein, which yields MKVSLRRLLLLGAAATVAASALVVAACGGDDDDQGTPAPTAPAGQTATAAPASPSPAAAYPVTVTDMLGRKVEIKAEPKTIVAVSPTAVELVYAAGKTVAGRPSSANYPPEAQSAQAVGTAYQPNLEAVLALKPDLVIADSVIHAQPALRQPLEGLPVPVIFAGANSYQQVLDALRLVGKALNATAATDKVIADIEQSLANAKKAVAGKNITAVAILSDRDQTLYAAKSTSYTGDILKELGIKNPADALPDAGPFPGYATIAPEKMIEFNPDYIFAITPAPPPAPRLASLIPTIPPFRGLKAVTSNHVIDADVELFVQAPGPRVKLALDAVAKAVGGQ from the coding sequence ATGAAAGTTTCACTCCGCCGTCTCCTCCTGCTCGGCGCAGCCGCAACGGTTGCCGCCTCCGCCCTCGTCGTCGCTGCCTGCGGCGGCGACGATGACGACCAGGGCACCCCGGCGCCAACTGCCCCGGCCGGCCAGACCGCCACCGCGGCGCCTGCCTCCCCCTCGCCGGCAGCCGCTTACCCCGTCACCGTCACCGATATGCTCGGGCGCAAGGTCGAGATTAAAGCCGAGCCGAAGACCATCGTCGCCGTCAGCCCGACCGCCGTCGAGCTCGTCTACGCAGCCGGCAAGACCGTCGCCGGCCGCCCGTCGAGTGCCAACTACCCGCCTGAGGCCCAGTCGGCGCAGGCCGTCGGCACCGCCTACCAGCCGAACCTCGAGGCTGTCCTCGCCCTCAAGCCCGACCTCGTCATCGCCGACTCCGTGATCCACGCGCAGCCCGCCCTCCGCCAGCCGCTCGAAGGGCTCCCCGTTCCTGTCATCTTCGCCGGCGCCAACAGCTACCAGCAGGTCCTCGATGCCCTCCGCCTCGTCGGCAAGGCGCTCAACGCCACCGCAGCCACCGATAAGGTCATCGCCGATATCGAGCAGTCCCTCGCCAACGCAAAGAAGGCCGTGGCCGGCAAGAACATCACCGCCGTCGCCATCCTCTCCGACCGCGACCAGACCCTCTACGCTGCCAAGAGCACCAGCTACACCGGCGACATCCTCAAGGAGCTCGGCATCAAGAACCCCGCCGACGCCCTCCCCGATGCCGGTCCCTTCCCCGGCTACGCGACCATTGCCCCCGAGAAGATGATCGAGTTCAACCCCGACTACATCTTCGCCATCACCCCGGCGCCCCCGCCGGCTCCGCGCCTCGCCAGCCTGATCCCGACCATCCCGCCCTTCCGCGGCCTCAAGGCCGTCACCAGTAACCACGTCATCGACGCCGACGTCGAGCTCTTCGTCCAGGCGCCCGGCCCGCGCGTCAAGCTGGCCCTCGACGCTGTGGCGAAGGCCGTCGGCGGGCAGTAG